The Chloroflexus aggregans DSM 9485 genome segment CACGGTTAGCGTCAGAACCGGCGATCTGCGCAGCGATAGTAGTCAGGATGTCAACCGGGTTGGTTGCCACGACAATAATCCCGTCGTGATTGGCAGCCAGTATCGCAGGGATCATGTCTCGAAAGATAGCTGCATTACGACCGAGCAGATCGAGACGAGTTTCGCCGGGGCGCTGGTTTGCGCCGGCAGCGATTACGATCAGATCGGCGTCGGCAAGATCGGCGTAGTCGCCGGCGTAGATCCTCATTGGGCGGACAAAAGGCAGGCCATGGTTCAAATCCATTGCCTCACCTTCGGCGCGTGCCCGATCAATATCGATGAGCACCAGTTCGCTGGCGAGGCTGCGCTGCATCAGGGCATACGCGAATGAAGTACCAACCATACCGGTGCCAACCACGCCAACTTTACCGGTGCGTTTGCGTAAGCTCATGCGAAACCTCCTAAACGATTGCACCATTATCATACCATATCAGGCTGGAGGTTGCGCACAACGCAACGGTTGTCGGTGCATCGTATCGCCGATGTCATCAATTTGTTATCTTGGGGGATGGCTCTTACAAGCGCTGGCAGACCATACTACTTCTCTTGTTACATCAGCGATATGCAGCCAGATCTCGCTCTTCGATGGTCGGCATATAACGCGACATCTCAACCATCTTAAAGATTTTCTGATGGTGTGGTGTGACATTCATCGCATACAATTGGTAGCCAGCTTTACGGGCATTCACGACGAATTTGAGCAACGCCGAAATGCCGGCCGAATTGATAAACGATACTTCGCTAAAATCAAGTACCGTAATCGGACGCATCTCTTGGCATTCGGCAGCAATGGCAGCAGCCGAGATAGCATCAACACTGGTCGTCAAGATGTGGAGGACGACCACATCACCAAACTCTTCTCGTCGAATAATGTCACTCATTGTTGCCGATCCTTCCGATAGAGACGGAGTGTGAGCACCGTCCCTTGCTGTGATGAAACCACCTCGTAATCGTCGACCAGCGCGCTAATGAGATACATCCCGAAACCGCGCAGATAGCCGGCTTCGAGCCGTTCATCATCGATGACCCGCCGTGAAACATCGAGCTGTTCGATTCCACTGCCCTGATCGCTTATCCGGATCTCGAGTTTATCACCATCGATGTCAAAAATCACCCCGACCAGTTTGGCGGTATCGCCGCGATTACCGTGATCGATAGCATTATTGACCGCTTCACTAACCGCCAATTTCAGGTCTTCAACCTGTTCGGGACTAAGGCCGGCGGCACTGCCGACTTCAGCAGCACTCGCGCGTACCACGCGCTCGAAGATCGGGATGGATGGAATGCGCAACTCGACTCGTTGCATGCTTGTGCCTCTACCTGTGTTGCATGGTTCACCCTGATCTTAGTGTAGCGGATCGGGTGAACCATAGCATTGCCGGTTATGGTGAAGACAACTGTGGTTTGGGTAGTGATCGCGA includes the following:
- a CDS encoding ATP-binding protein translates to MQRVELRIPSIPIFERVVRASAAEVGSAAGLSPEQVEDLKLAVSEAVNNAIDHGNRGDTAKLVGVIFDIDGDKLEIRISDQGSGIEQLDVSRRVIDDERLEAGYLRGFGMYLISALVDDYEVVSSQQGTVLTLRLYRKDRQQ
- a CDS encoding STAS domain-containing protein; translated protein: MSDIIRREEFGDVVVLHILTTSVDAISAAAIAAECQEMRPITVLDFSEVSFINSAGISALLKFVVNARKAGYQLYAMNVTPHHQKIFKMVEMSRYMPTIEERDLAAYR